The Argiope bruennichi chromosome 9, qqArgBrue1.1, whole genome shotgun sequence nucleotide sequence gattagcacagttttaaaattgaaatatttattcatgtaaaATTGAGGCACATTTTCGAATCGTCTCTAAAGAAAGTGTAGCGGTACTACAACGTGCAActaaaaactgacatttgccacgaggttcaaatcaaattgatagggccgctttgtggttatttttgatcTCGGCAAGTATGCAAATGAACGACTTCTTCAGTCTCATGCGCACGCTCTCTACACGCTTAAGCTCgcgaagcaagaaaaaaaaaaaaaaaaaaaaaaaaacgctgccGCGAACGGAACGATTTTGACTGAATCTTTAAGCGTTTTTTCACTAATCTCGCAGTTgtacaaagtcttgtaaatatattgtaattaaattttctttaacttaaaccttGTTTTCTTAGCTCTAGCATATTTTAATTAGGCAGGCAAATTTGTAGGTTAGGTAATTGAAACTAGCACTAATCCACAAAGGGGTCACCCGGATAGAAGAAACTTTAACGCATCAAGATGACTAGCGAGCATAAAGATGTTTCTCTAACGACTAATCCTTCAACAAATGACGATTCCAGTCCTGTCGTTGCTAGAGTGTCGTTCAAGGCACCACCATTTTGGAAACAGAATCCCAAATTATATTTTGCACAGATTGAAAGCCAGTTCGCCATTGCTGGAATTACAAAAGACGAAACCAAGTACCATCATGTTGTAGCTGCCATTGAAACAGATGTGATAGCACAATTCAGCGACATAATTTTG carries:
- the LOC129984925 gene encoding uncharacterized protein LOC129984925; translated protein: MTSEHKDVSLTTNPSTNDDSSPVVARVSFKAPPFWKQNPKLYFAQIESQFAIAGITKDETKYHHVVAAIETDVIAQFSDIILNSPEELMYEALKECLIEQFADSETHWLKLLLQELQLGDDCPTQLLCKDGRQGLGSY